In Carya illinoinensis cultivar Pawnee chromosome 16, C.illinoinensisPawnee_v1, whole genome shotgun sequence, a single window of DNA contains:
- the LOC122299152 gene encoding putative disease resistance RPP13-like protein 1, which translates to MAELLLSAFLDVLFDRLASPELLKFASLKGLRKQLDKWGKTLTRIRDVLDDAEEKQQTQKTVKAWLDDLRDLAYDVEDILDEFATKALQRKLMAGERQASASKVRNLVPACCTSFTPSAVKIKFRLGSKIEEINTRFNDLVTQKDQLHLKENSSPRPSKRKIPPSTSVVTKDYIYGREEVKEAVLQLLVSEKHSDASNKVPNVIPIVGMGGIGKTTLAQLVYNDKKVQSFFDPQKWACVSEDFDVAAVTKTILQSLISENCEGKDLNWLQEKLKEQLRGKKFLVILDDVWNENYNDWTRLRAPFEVGAPGSSIIVTTRNHRVSSLMRNKDVEPFQLELLSDEDCLSIFTQHALGARDFSAHPDLKDIGEELVRRCKGLPLAVKTIAGVLLSEGEDRTKWEKVLKNKIWDIPVKESEIPTSLMVSYDNLPSHLKRCFAYCSILPKDYEFEEKDVVLLWMAEGLIQPRQDEEEMEDLGKDYFRDLLSRSFFQKSRNINESQFVMHDLINDLAQSVAGDTCFRMEDRVGGNKHENIPIKARHSSYLGSEYDVTKKFEVFSKCKSLRTFLPLMLPDPGDCYLAHHVPFQLVPMLRCLRVLSFNGYCITELPDSIGDLKHLRYLDLSKTRIRFLPESITSLYNLQTLLLEDCTRLEKLPSMFRNLVNLRHLNIEGAESLEGMPMQIGKLTCLQTLSNLVLEKDSCSGIKELGPLKHLRGKLCISRLENVIEPKDAKDAELIKKMKVSELWLKWSGLKWSGDIDESGDIDESRDTTSDLEVLNGLQPHDALKELHITNYGGTKFPNWLTSPSFPQMVSLRLKNCYKCTSLPPLGKYLPSLKNLWIKGMRNVKSVGSEFCGCNLETLHFRDMEEWENWSPCEEFSNLRKLDLYKCPKLLGNLPNNLPLLNVVRIHNCAQLVVSISCFPDKCKFNIKESKGLDHMEGVVCGSKVTFKSIKFDRSLSPISYMEGLAELEELEIWHCEELTNLWSQTSLPFIRVLYIHNCPKLVSLVAEEVDQERLQLRIESIRIFYCMALESLPKALMYNNTCLQSIHIWNCIALESLPKALMYNNTCLQDITIRNCDSLTHFARSHLPPTLKSLVISDCKSMRNLVGDDDNDTNNNGSCSSGITSLLEELVVRNCPSLESLTSSGELPATLQNLLITYCPKLESVAKSFHHNSFLTEITISHSPSILSFPKEGFPTNLTTLVIPDIKITQALFDWGLDKFTYLNHLHIGGCQNLVLFPEMTLPTSLTILRISEFSNLQCLSSEGLRKLTSLKYLSIYDCEKLTCFPEDGLPPSLLELGINNCEKLMSLPKNGLPPSLQTLYIRGCPLLEKRCKKDRKEEWRKIADIPYVEINDKYIYDTETEE; encoded by the coding sequence ATGGCAGAGCTCCTTCTTTCTGCATTCCTTGATGTGTTGTTTGACCGACTGGCGTCTCCCGAGTTGCTGAAATTTGCTAGCCTAAAGGGACTTCGCAAGCAGCTGGACAAGTGGGGCAAAACGTTGACAAGAATTCGAGACGTGCTTGATGATGCAGAGGAGAAGCAACAGACTCAAAAGACGGTGAAAGCTTGGCTTGATGATCTCAGAGACTTGGCCTATGACGTGGAAGATATACTGGATGAGTTCGCCACAAAAGCTTTGCAACGCAAGTTGATGGCCGGTGAACGTCAGGCTAGCGCTAGTAAGGTACGAAATCTCGTCCCTGCTTGTTGTACTAGTTTTACTCCAAGTGCTGTTAAGATCAAGTTTAGGCTGGGGTCAAAGATAGAGGAAATAAATACTAGATTTAATGATCTCGTGACACAAAAAGATCAACTtcatttgaaggaaaattcTAGTCCGAGGCCAAGCAAAAGAAAGATACCTCCCTCAACTTCTGTGGTGACCAAAGATTACATATACGGTAGGGAGGAAGTCAAAGAGGCTGTACTTCAATTATTGGTCAGTGAAAAACATAGTGATGCTTCGAATAAAGTACCCAATGTGATTCCTATAGTTGGTATGGGGGGTATCGGAAAGACAACCCTCGCCCAGCTTGTTTACAATGATAAAAAAGTGCAGAGCTTTTTCGATCCGCAAAAATGGGCTTGTGTTTCTGAAGATTTTGATGTTGCTGCAGTTACCAAAACAATTTTACAGTCTTTGATCTCGGAAAACTGTGAGGGCAAAGATCTAAATTGGTTGCAAGAAAAATTGAAGGAGCAACTACGTGGGAAAAAGTTCCTAGTAATTCTTGATGATGTTTGGAACGAGAACTACAATGATTGGACTCGCCTACGGGCCCCTTTCGAAGTTGGGGCTCCTGGAAGTAGTATTATTGTCACAACTCGTAACCACAGAGTCTCATCACTAATGCGAAACAAGGACGTTGAGCCTTTTCAGTTGGAGTTGTTGTCAGATGAAGATTGTTTGTCCATATTTACCCAACATGCATTGGGTGCAAGAGACTTCAGTGCGCATCCGGACCTTAAAGATATTGGTGAGGAACTCGTTAGAAGGTGTAAAGGCTTGCCATTGGCAGTTAAAACTATTGCAGGAGTCTTACTCAGTGAAGGTGAAGACCGCACTAAGTGggaaaaagttttgaaaaataagatatgGGATATTCCAGTGAAAGAAAGTGAAATTCCTACCTCTCTTATGGTAAGCTATGACAATCTCCCTTCACATTTAAAGAGGTGTTTTGCATACTGCTCAATACTACCAAAGGACTACGAATTTGAGGAGAAGGATGTGGTTCTGTTATGGATGGCAGAAGGTTTGATTCAACCACGACAAGATGAAGAGGAAATGGAAGATTTGGGTAAAGACTATTTTCGCGATCTGTTGTCAAGGTCATTTTTCCAAAAGTCACGCAATATTAATGAATCACAATTTGTGATGCATGACCTCATCAATGATTTGGCTCAGTCAGTTGCAGGCGATACTTGCTTTAGAATGGAAGATAGGGTTGGAGGTAATAAGCATGAGAATATTCCTATAAAGGCACGCCACTCATCTTATTTGGGAAGCGAATATGATGTAACTAAAAAGTTTGAGGTTTTTTCTAAATGCAAAAGTTTGCGTACATTCTTACCTCTCATGCTACCAGATCCAGGTGATTGCTATTTGGCTCATCATGTTCCTTTTCAATTGGTTCCAATGTTACGTTGTTTAAGGGTGTTATCTTTCAACGGATACTGCATAACGGAGCTACCGGATTCTATTGGTGATTTGAAGCATCTGCGGTACCTTGATCTTTCCAAAACTCGAATTAGATTCCTGCCAGAATCAATAACTAGTCTCTACAACTTACAAACATTGTTGTTGGAAGATTGTACTCGTCTAGAGAAATTACCTTCAATGTTTCGAAACTTGGTCAACCTGCGCCACCTCAACATTGAAGGTGCAGAAAGTTTGGAAGGAATGCCTATGCAAATAGGTAAACTTACTTGTCTTCAAACACTGTCTAATCTCGTTTTGGAAAAAGACAGCTGCTCTGGAATAAAGGAGCTTGGACCTTTGAAGCATCTTCGAGGGAAACTCTGCATTTCAAGATTAGAGAATGTGATTGAACCGAAGGATGCAAAGGATgctgaattaattaaaaagatgaaAGTTAGTGAGTTGTGGTTGAAATGGAGTGGGTTGAAATGGAGTGGGGACATTGATGAGTCGGGGGACATTGATGAGTCAAGAGACACGACAAGTGACCTGGAGGTACTAAATGGGCTACAGCCTCATGACGCTTTGAAGGAGCTCCATATAACTAACTATGGTGGTACAAAATTTCCTAATTGGTTAACATCTCCTTCATTTCCTCAAATGGTGTccttgagattaaaaaattgttacaagTGCACATCATTACCTCCATTGGGGAAATATTTGCCATCACTCAAAAATCTTTGGATCAAGGGCATGCGTAACGTGAAGAGTGTTGGTTCTGAATTTTGTGGCTGTAATTTAGAGACTTTGCATTTCAGAGACATGGAGGAGTGGGAGAATTGGAGTCCTTGTGAAGAATTCTCAAATCTGCGTAAGCTTGACCTTTATAAGTGTCCGAAGCTATTAGGGAATTTACCAAACAACCTTCCTTTACTAAACGTTGTTCGGATACATAATTGTGCGCAGTTGGTGGTCTCAATTTCATGCTTTCCAGATAAATGCAAATTTAACATTAAGGAATCCAAAGGGCTTGATCATATGGAAGGGGTGGTGTGTGGAAGCAAGGTTACATTCAAATCAATAAAATTCGACAGATCACTTTCACCAATTTCTTATATGGAAGGGCTGGCAGAGTTGGAAGAGTTAGAGATTTGGCACTGTGAGGAGTTGACGAATTTGTGGTCCCAAACTAGTCTCCCATTTATCCGTGTTCTCTACATTCATAATTGTCCCAAACTAGTCTCTTTGGTGGCGGAAGAAGTTGATCAAGAGCGTCTCCAACTCAGAATCGAATCTATTCGTATCTTCTATTGCATGGCCTTGGAATCATTACCCAAGGCATTGATGTACAACAACACGTGTCTTCAGTCTATTCATATTTGGAATTGCATAGCCTTGGAATCATTACCCAAGGCATTGATGTACAACAACACGTGTCTTCAGGATATTACTATCCGCAATTGTGATTCGCTTACGCATTTTGCAAGAAGCCATCTGCCTCCAACTTTAAAGTCGCTAGTTATAAGTGACTGCAAGAGTATGAGGAATTTGGTGGGGGATGATGATAATGATACAAACAACAACGGTAGTTGCAGTAGTGGCATCACATCTCTTCTTGAGGAATTGGTCGTTAGGAATTGTCCATCTCTTGAATCCTTAACATCAAGCGGAGAATTACCTGCCACGCTTCAAAACCTCCTTATTACCTATTGTCCGAAGCTGGAGTCAGTAGCTAAGAGTTTTCATCATAACTCGTTTCTTACAGAAATCACCATCTCCCATTCTCCGAGCATTTTATCATTTCCCAAAGAAGGTTTTCCCACAAACCTAACAACACTTGTGATCCCTGATATTAAAATCACTCAAGCCTTGTTCGATTGGGGGCTGGACAAATTCACTTACCTAAATCATCTTCACATTGGTGGATGTCAGAATCTGGTGCTCTTTCCAGAGATGACGTTGCCTACCTCTCTAACAATCCTCCGCATCTCAGAATTCTCGAATCTGCAATGCCTGTCTTCCGAGGGCTTAAGAAAACTCACCTCTCTTAAATATTTGTCGATCTATGACTGCGAGAAGCTCACGTGTTTTCCAGAGGATGGCCTGCCTCCCTcactcctagagcttggtatcAATAATTGCGAAAAGTTGATGTCCTTACCAAAGAATGGCCTGCCTCCCTCACTACAGACACTTTATATCCGAGGATGCCCTCTGCTGGAGAAACGCTGCAAGAAAGATCGGAAAGAAGAGTGGCGCAAGATAGCTGACATTCCTTATGTTGAAATTAATGACAAATACATTTATGACACAGAAACGGAGGAATAA